The sequence ATGGATGACATTGTATGGGCGGTGTTTAAGGACAAGGGCCTGATATAAAAGGAGGCTTTTTAAGAGAATAGTAATAAAGAAGTTTATTGTTTTTTCTTCGGGGTATAAGATAACAGAATAAAATACAAAGGAGGAATTTACCTTGGATCATGTAAAAGCCATCTTAATTAAATTTGTAATGATTGCAGTTGTATTAGGTATTGTTCTTACGGGGATTTATTCTGGTGAAATTGAAAACACGCTTCTAATTAGTGCCGTTCTCACAATTTTGGCTTATATCATCGGTGATTTGTTTATTTTCCGTAAAGGCGGTGATGATCGTGAACGTAAGGCAGACCATCGTAAAAGAAATATCATTGCTACCATTTCAGACGCCGCCCTAGCCCTTTTGGTAATCTGGTTTATGGGAGTAAATCTTTTTGCGGATGATAGTAATGTTTTAATGGCGTCAATTATTTCAGCAGTTATTATTGCAGCCGGTGAATGGTTTTTCCATAAATATCTCGACAAACACGTATTTAATGAGAAGCATTCCCATAACACAAGCGCTGTTGGCCATAATAACTGATCTTGAAAAGAGAGGACTTCCTTGGTTGTGTTTCCTATATGTTTAAGTTCTTTATTTTAAAATTTAATATTTAAAAAGGTAATTACTTCGTCCGGAGGTAATTACCTTTTTTATAATCTATGAGGACGTATCCTTGTCCAGTTAAGATAACTGTTGATGTCATCGGGGGGTAACATGAATTCAAGCGTTTTGACAGCAGTCACAATGGATCTTGTATTATTGTTGTTAAAAAACATTTGTTACATTTTCCGTTAAAAGGAATATTTGGGCGGCAGCACTACAGATTGATCAGAAAGCAAAGGACGCTTTCTGTCATTCTGTACGTGTCGCTTCGGTATTAAATGGCCCGATAACCACGGTCTGTACGGCTGGCGCCTACATTCCGTAGGTTCCTGTTCCATTTACGGCAAGCCGTCATACCGAACGAGCCGAAAACCTTTAAGATCAAAGGCGAAAAAGACGGATTTATAGGGGCATTGAACCCCATAAACCCGACTCTATTCGAGCTTCGCCTTAATACAGTTCGCTTCTAATTCTAAACTTGCTTTTAGCAGGTTTAGAATTATTTGCTTTATTATAATGGCTTCAGGGCATCGAGCCCTTTGCCATTAAGCGTCTACATCCCTTACGGTCTGTTTTTAGCCGCCGGGGTATGG is a genomic window of Niallia sp. XMNu-256 containing:
- a CDS encoding DUF2512 family protein, producing the protein MDHVKAILIKFVMIAVVLGIVLTGIYSGEIENTLLISAVLTILAYIIGDLFIFRKGGDDRERKADHRKRNIIATISDAALALLVIWFMGVNLFADDSNVLMASIISAVIIAAGEWFFHKYLDKHVFNEKHSHNTSAVGHNN